A single region of the Hyphomicrobiales bacterium genome encodes:
- a CDS encoding hypothetical protein (Evidence 5 : Unknown function) produces MIAFSCRFGRTSAAQRKYGEAIIPLNQSMTWSQLGLSHRSPMTSPIPPKCSPQTWIADLSSAAGIEQRQSKPPSPEVREFQSRRVRAIAQPKHDERPILPSQLLAKMPQIEQWYQITLAIERGGPGGWLSWGRIRSWGGHLPTPRGTKPGDGSSARPSRRDLFASGAAGILASGLAGLPAAAAPMSHPSGAQPAPRTSARHAEAGGSSDGGGPLRVPFVAGEPLREPEVRRSVKGELNTTLRVAYSYQDIGGYRLFLRTYEGGIPGPTFRMRRGDVLRIRLTNDLPPNRERMPLNLNQPHMLNLTNFHFHGGHVSPGGISDNVLRTMEPGGAYDIEIRIPADHTRGTYWYHPHHHGSADIQLSSGMAGVLIIEDGPDQVPEIAAAKDVTMVLGEVAFDGFGMVEGFDALFSETSVRFLTLNGQRAPTISMRPGEVQRWRLVHAGYQDDLFLAIDEHRFNAIARDGIGLQFMGEGQICTDQPERTDAMLIAPGQRIDVLVKAGEPGTYDFKALPYNQGYPSPAGLIARMKVEGAPLAMNLPKRLVAQPLASIRDDEITNRRELVFSAIVPENEAAAHWREFKFLIDGRSFDMNRVDHRVKLGAVEEWTVINAHFHDHIFHIHANPFELVKVNGEYFPPVWLDTVVLPRNGSITFRSRFLDFTGRYVLHCHMMNHEELGMMQLVEVYNE; encoded by the coding sequence ATGACGAGCCCCATCCCGCCGAAGTGCTCGCCGCAGACATGGATTGCCGACTTGTCATCCGCCGCAGGGATAGAACAACGCCAGTCCAAGCCGCCCAGCCCTGAGGTCCGGGAATTCCAGTCGCGCCGAGTCCGTGCGATTGCGCAGCCAAAACATGATGAGCGACCGATCCTTCCGAGCCAACTTCTTGCGAAAATGCCGCAGATTGAGCAATGGTATCAGATAACCCTCGCTATAGAGCGGGGGGGCCCGGGGGGCTGGCTTTCATGGGGAAGAATAAGGAGTTGGGGCGGGCACCTGCCGACGCCTCGGGGGACGAAGCCCGGCGATGGCTCCAGCGCTCGCCCATCCCGACGCGACCTCTTTGCCAGCGGGGCCGCGGGCATCCTTGCATCCGGCCTGGCGGGGCTGCCTGCCGCGGCCGCCCCCATGAGCCACCCGTCCGGCGCCCAGCCGGCGCCGCGCACAAGCGCACGCCACGCAGAAGCCGGGGGCTCATCGGACGGTGGCGGGCCGCTCCGCGTACCCTTCGTCGCCGGGGAGCCGCTCCGCGAGCCTGAAGTCCGCCGTTCGGTGAAAGGCGAGCTGAACACCACGCTTCGCGTCGCCTATTCCTATCAGGATATCGGTGGCTACAGGCTCTTCCTTCGCACCTACGAAGGCGGAATTCCGGGGCCTACATTCAGGATGCGGCGGGGCGACGTCTTGCGCATCCGCCTGACCAACGACCTGCCGCCGAACCGGGAGCGGATGCCGCTGAACTTGAACCAGCCGCATATGCTGAATTTGACCAACTTTCATTTCCACGGCGGCCACGTAAGCCCCGGCGGGATCTCCGACAACGTGCTGCGCACGATGGAACCCGGCGGTGCCTATGATATAGAGATCCGGATACCGGCCGACCACACGCGCGGAACCTATTGGTACCACCCGCATCATCACGGCTCCGCGGATATTCAGTTGTCGAGCGGCATGGCCGGAGTGCTTATCATCGAGGATGGGCCTGACCAGGTTCCCGAGATTGCAGCCGCCAAGGACGTCACCATGGTGCTCGGCGAGGTGGCCTTCGACGGCTTCGGCATGGTGGAGGGCTTCGACGCGCTGTTCTCGGAGACATCCGTGCGCTTCCTCACCCTCAATGGCCAGCGCGCGCCCACCATTTCCATGCGGCCCGGCGAGGTGCAGCGCTGGCGCCTCGTCCATGCCGGCTACCAGGATGACCTGTTCCTCGCGATAGACGAGCATCGATTCAATGCCATCGCCCGCGACGGTATCGGCCTCCAGTTCATGGGCGAGGGGCAGATCTGTACCGACCAGCCTGAACGCACGGACGCCATGCTCATTGCCCCGGGCCAGCGCATCGACGTGCTGGTAAAGGCAGGCGAACCAGGCACTTACGATTTCAAGGCGCTGCCCTATAATCAGGGCTATCCTTCACCCGCTGGCCTCATCGCCCGCATGAAGGTGGAAGGCGCGCCGTTGGCTATGAACCTGCCGAAGCGGCTGGTCGCACAGCCGCTGGCGTCCATCCGGGACGATGAGATCACGAACCGGCGCGAACTCGTGTTCTCGGCTATCGTACCGGAGAACGAAGCAGCCGCGCACTGGCGCGAGTTCAAATTCCTCATCGATGGCCGCAGTTTCGACATGAACCGTGTCGACCACCGCGTGAAACTCGGCGCGGTGGAAGAATGGACTGTCATCAATGCGCATTTTCATGACCACATCTTCCACATCCATGCCAACCCGTTCGAGCTGGTCAAGGTGAACGGTGAATATTTTCCGCCCGTCTGGCTCGATACGGTCGTGTTGCCGCGTAACGGAAGCATCACCTTCCGATCTCGCTTCCTCGATTTCACGGGACGATACGTACTCCACTGCCACATGATGAATCACGAAGAACTCGGAATGATGCAATTGGTAGAGGTCTACAACGAATAA
- a CDS encoding hypothetical protein (Evidence 5 : Unknown function): protein MLNLRHFRKKLARKDRSLIMFWLRNRTDSARLEFPDLRAGRLGLALFYPCGG, encoded by the coding sequence TTGCTCAATCTGCGGCATTTTCGCAAGAAGTTGGCTCGGAAGGATCGGTCGCTCATCATGTTTTGGCTGCGCAATCGCACGGACTCGGCGCGACTGGAATTCCCGGACCTCAGGGCTGGGCGGCTTGGACTGGCGTTGTTCTATCCCTGCGGCGGATGA
- a CDS encoding conserved hypothetical protein (Evidence 4 : Unknown function but conserved in other organisms) has product MMTMPAMMALELGRQIAEDFRRLYGSSANDEAERLGCAAQIALECIGRSDALYHNVEHTFLVTLVGRDILHGRMLSERVDAQDYAHIIVACLLHDIGYVRGILKNDGHDRFVVNAEGEAVTLPRGASDAALAPYHVDRSKLYALERIGQWYNLDAERVAHAIEYTRFPSRPIDPEGHNAREGRLVQAADLIGQLGDPLYLKKANALFHEFQECGLDTQLGYATPADMVEQYPDFYWSSVSPHLKEAISYLNVTAAGRQWIANLHSHVFCAEHAFALMGPQR; this is encoded by the coding sequence ATGATGACGATGCCGGCAATGATGGCTTTGGAACTCGGCAGGCAGATTGCCGAAGATTTCCGGCGCCTGTACGGCTCGTCAGCCAATGACGAAGCCGAGCGGCTCGGCTGCGCGGCGCAGATCGCCTTGGAGTGCATTGGCCGCAGCGATGCCCTCTATCACAATGTCGAGCACACGTTTCTCGTGACATTAGTGGGACGGGACATTCTTCACGGTCGCATGCTGAGCGAGCGCGTCGATGCGCAGGACTATGCGCATATCATCGTGGCTTGCCTCCTTCACGACATCGGATATGTCCGCGGCATTCTGAAAAACGACGGTCATGATCGCTTCGTCGTCAACGCGGAGGGCGAGGCGGTCACACTTCCGCGCGGGGCATCGGATGCGGCGCTGGCTCCCTACCATGTGGACCGGTCCAAGCTCTATGCGCTGGAGCGCATCGGGCAGTGGTACAACCTTGATGCCGAACGCGTGGCCCATGCGATCGAATACACACGCTTTCCAAGCCGGCCGATCGACCCCGAAGGGCACAACGCACGCGAGGGGCGTCTTGTGCAGGCCGCCGATCTGATCGGTCAGCTCGGCGACCCTCTCTATCTGAAGAAGGCCAACGCCCTGTTCCATGAATTTCAGGAATGCGGCCTCGACACCCAGCTTGGCTATGCGACGCCGGCAGATATGGTTGAGCAATATCCAGACTTCTACTGGTCCAGCGTCTCGCCGCACCTGAAGGAAGCCATTTCCTACCTGAATGTTACGGCGGCTGGTCGGCAGTGGATCGCCAATCTGCATAGTCATGTCTTCTGCGCCGAACATGCGTTCGCTCTGATGGGCCCGCAACGATAG
- a CDS encoding Acetyltransferase (GNAT) family protein, producing MTSENGSHDLVTRTGLVLHVRPVRAGDEKDLAEFFSRVAPEDLRFRFLASMKEVGHERLSAMTHVDHHQTEHFLAFAQDGKSIVATAMVACDAHFERAEIAISVRADDKHKGVAWELLRYAANHAQAKGVKILEAIESRENHEAIEVEREQGFVAKSHPDDPRLVLIRKTLA from the coding sequence ATGACGAGTGAGAATGGTAGCCACGATCTAGTCACCCGTACCGGTCTCGTGCTTCACGTGCGCCCCGTGCGGGCCGGCGATGAGAAGGATCTGGCGGAATTCTTTTCCCGAGTAGCGCCAGAAGACCTGCGCTTCCGGTTTCTGGCAAGCATGAAGGAGGTGGGTCACGAACGCCTGAGCGCCATGACCCACGTGGACCACCATCAGACTGAGCATTTTCTTGCCTTTGCCCAAGACGGCAAATCGATCGTCGCGACCGCGATGGTCGCCTGCGACGCGCATTTCGAACGGGCCGAAATCGCGATTTCCGTTCGCGCGGACGACAAGCACAAAGGCGTGGCCTGGGAGTTGCTCCGCTACGCCGCGAACCACGCGCAGGCAAAGGGCGTCAAAATACTGGAAGCAATCGAGAGCCGCGAGAACCACGAGGCCATCGAAGTCGAGCGGGAGCAGGGCTTCGTTGCGAAAAGCCATCCAGACGACCCAAGGCTGGTGCTGATCCGGAAGACTCTCGCCTAA
- a CDS encoding hypothetical protein (Evidence 5 : Unknown function) yields MWKIAIVRQQLREMKDEAFPAPFEKAGTLEARQSDLPTTDILHLPARSGCSMSSFDAREAE; encoded by the coding sequence TTGTGGAAAATCGCGATCGTCCGGCAGCAGCTGCGCGAGATGAAAGATGAGGCGTTTCCCGCACCTTTTGAGAAGGCGGGAACGCTTGAGGCACGTCAGAGCGACTTGCCGACAACAGATATTTTGCACCTGCCCGCGCGCAGCGGCTGTTCCATGAGCAGCTTCGACGCACGCGAGGCAGAGTGA
- a CDS encoding hypothetical protein (Evidence 5 : Unknown function) — MLAFPMQKRTRTLSSVVHCEEEELVCKFGAMVIAGCFISAVYSGGALAGPLPPAELIVPQTGVELAQWGRPPPPRHVRPAPRRCWWENRRMRDHRGRWVVRRVQVCTR, encoded by the coding sequence TTGCTTGCCTTCCCAATGCAGAAGAGAACGCGGACACTATCTTCGGTTGTTCACTGTGAGGAGGAAGAATTGGTCTGCAAGTTCGGGGCGATGGTTATCGCCGGTTGTTTCATCTCTGCCGTCTACTCGGGCGGTGCTCTTGCCGGTCCCTTGCCGCCGGCAGAGTTGATCGTGCCGCAGACGGGCGTGGAACTGGCCCAATGGGGGCGCCCCCCGCCCCCAAGGCATGTCAGGCCGGCGCCCAGACGGTGCTGGTGGGAGAATCGCAGGATGAGGGATCATAGGGGGCGCTGGGTCGTGCGTCGCGTACAGGTCTGTACCCGCTGA
- a CDS encoding hypothetical protein (Evidence 5 : Unknown function) produces the protein MEQALRDAAQAEPVMLHHKPADIRGEGEPGGEGKQKVPVACLPNAEENADTIFGCSL, from the coding sequence GTGGAGCAGGCTCTGCGGGACGCCGCGCAGGCTGAACCTGTGATGCTTCACCATAAGCCAGCGGACATCCGCGGGGAGGGGGAGCCGGGCGGGGAAGGCAAGCAAAAGGTGCCCGTTGCTTGCCTTCCCAATGCAGAAGAGAACGCGGACACTATCTTCGGTTGTTCACTGTGA
- a CDS encoding hypothetical protein (Evidence 5 : Unknown function), whose protein sequence is MSHRYSRSTDIGSQNCRGQGNIENTCDGSKREGRIQRHHPGKLWDKGPKDWDSVQMFNRRGGLSSLKNGNPSGFGLSSRLRSARRRGGQRGRG, encoded by the coding sequence TTGTCGCATCGGTACTCCCGGAGCACGGACATCGGATCGCAGAATTGCCGAGGCCAAGGCAACATAGAGAACACATGTGACGGCAGCAAGCGCGAGGGCCGGATCCAGCGGCACCATCCCGGCAAACTTTGGGACAAGGGGCCCAAGGATTGGGATTCTGTGCAGATGTTCAATCGGCGAGGCGGACTAAGTTCCCTGAAGAATGGCAATCCGAGCGGTTTCGGATTGTCGAGCCGGCTGCGGTCCGCCCGGAGGCGAGGGGGTCAGCGCGGGAGAGGTTGA
- a CDS encoding Esterase/lipase superfamily enzyme → MPAGFSWWRNGLPLCALALGLGACASLPRGMLQPVAPAPGADRVDMLAATTRAPSSDPGVLFSGDRGETVSFANIVVSIPHDREVGTIQFPRAVPGNPETDFTVTSATPIAKAHLADWFKSTSGRKRRVFVFVHGFNTPFDRAVFRFAQLAHDADANAAPVLFSWPSRGRLLDYSRDFDNASYSRSDLAYLLRVAASSPSVGEITILAHSMGSWPAVEAIRQLALEKGGVPKKIDNLILASPDLDIGVFRRQIEDMGPRRPRVTLFVAQHDRALQLSRFISRGATRLGGIDLTRDEYQQQLAGLSGITVLDLSALNAGDRINHDLYAASPEAVRLIGDRLLQGQVITDSDLSSPLMAADTLGSAASLLITAPIRMFDTATSR, encoded by the coding sequence ATGCCGGCTGGCTTCTCCTGGTGGCGCAATGGGTTGCCCCTATGTGCCCTGGCGCTTGGCCTCGGTGCCTGCGCCTCCCTGCCCCGCGGCATGCTGCAGCCTGTTGCGCCGGCTCCGGGCGCGGACCGGGTCGATATGCTTGCCGCGACGACCAGGGCGCCATCGAGCGATCCCGGAGTTCTCTTCAGCGGTGATCGCGGGGAAACCGTGTCCTTCGCGAATATCGTCGTCTCTATTCCTCACGATCGCGAGGTGGGAACGATCCAGTTTCCACGCGCCGTACCCGGCAATCCCGAAACGGATTTCACGGTGACCTCCGCAACGCCGATCGCCAAGGCTCATCTTGCGGATTGGTTCAAGTCCACGAGCGGCCGGAAGCGTCGTGTCTTCGTATTCGTGCATGGCTTCAATACGCCGTTTGACCGAGCGGTCTTCCGGTTTGCCCAGTTGGCTCACGATGCGGACGCCAATGCGGCACCGGTTCTTTTTTCTTGGCCTTCACGCGGACGCCTTCTCGACTATAGCCGCGATTTCGATAACGCATCCTACTCGCGCTCAGATCTCGCCTATCTCCTGAGGGTCGCGGCGAGCAGTCCCTCTGTGGGCGAAATCACCATTCTCGCCCATTCCATGGGCAGCTGGCCCGCCGTCGAGGCGATACGTCAACTCGCTCTGGAAAAGGGAGGCGTCCCAAAAAAGATCGACAATCTCATACTCGCCTCGCCAGATCTCGACATAGGCGTCTTCCGGCGCCAGATCGAGGACATGGGGCCGAGGCGCCCACGTGTGACCCTGTTTGTCGCACAGCATGACAGGGCATTGCAGCTCTCGCGTTTCATATCGAGGGGCGCCACGCGCCTGGGCGGCATTGATCTCACGCGTGACGAGTACCAACAGCAGCTGGCCGGTCTATCGGGCATCACCGTCCTCGACCTCAGCGCCCTCAATGCGGGCGATCGCATCAATCACGATCTTTATGCTGCGAGCCCCGAGGCCGTCCGCCTCATCGGCGACAGGCTGTTACAGGGGCAGGTCATCACCGATTCCGACCTGTCGTCCCCGCTGATGGCCGCAGATACGCTGGGCTCCGCCGCAAGTCTCCTCATCACCGCCCCGATCCGCATGTTCGATACCGCCACATCACGCTAG
- a CDS encoding hypothetical protein (Evidence 5 : Unknown function) — translation MRAAAGRTVHCKISERFLAKLSHPESIGGFP, via the coding sequence TTGCGGGCGGCTGCGGGCCGTACCGTTCACTGCAAGATTTCAGAGCGATTCCTGGCCAAATTGTCTCATCCCGAAAGTATCGGGGGCTTTCCCTAA
- a CDS encoding AraC family transcriptional regulator: protein MPTPSRPSLRSSTGAVFVEHFSTRELPRQDQFDAWRSMLADTIELLPTAGQSESFEADCSSWVFGDIVLTRTLYTNAPPRHWRHRPKSFLDHWCVVLAYQGTGSTCSPEILQPGSLSFRSLAKPFEGRAEDAEVLTLFLPRDFCRDEREALDRGHDLEINPALGALLAGHMENLARHLPRIPPEQARGLAEATRSLVAACIAPRAEHTKAAEVSLSALLIDRIRLIIRQNMASPDFDPEQLARLMAMSRSKLYRLFEHAGGVAHFINRERLQEAHRHLTSSRDSLPIHTVGNEVGFIDHSTFSRAFRREFGYSPSEVRERSLAEHALKPFGLSLNDARADTVSPDDTMSSPGARTEDTTAPSLPMPAA from the coding sequence ATGCCGACCCCGTCTCGCCCCAGTTTGCGCAGTTCGACCGGCGCCGTTTTCGTTGAGCATTTCTCCACCAGGGAATTACCGCGACAGGATCAGTTCGATGCATGGCGATCGATGCTGGCAGATACAATCGAGCTCTTGCCGACAGCGGGGCAGTCAGAGTCATTCGAAGCTGATTGCTCATCCTGGGTCTTCGGCGACATCGTCCTGACAAGAACGCTCTACACGAACGCCCCCCCGCGCCATTGGCGACACAGGCCCAAATCCTTCCTGGATCACTGGTGTGTGGTGCTGGCGTATCAAGGCACAGGCAGCACCTGTTCCCCGGAAATCCTGCAGCCCGGCTCGCTGAGTTTCCGCTCGCTCGCCAAGCCGTTCGAGGGGAGAGCCGAAGATGCGGAAGTCTTGACGCTGTTTCTGCCGAGGGACTTCTGCCGGGACGAACGTGAGGCTCTCGATCGCGGGCATGACCTGGAGATCAATCCGGCACTGGGTGCCCTGCTCGCTGGTCATATGGAAAACCTGGCCCGGCATCTGCCACGTATTCCTCCGGAACAGGCGCGTGGGCTGGCTGAAGCAACGCGTTCACTGGTGGCGGCCTGCATAGCTCCCCGCGCGGAGCACACCAAGGCAGCGGAGGTGTCGCTCAGCGCCCTACTCATCGACCGCATCCGCCTGATTATCCGCCAGAACATGGCGTCCCCGGACTTCGACCCTGAGCAACTCGCCCGGCTGATGGCAATGTCCCGTTCGAAGCTCTATCGGCTTTTCGAACATGCCGGCGGTGTCGCCCATTTCATCAACCGCGAGCGGCTGCAGGAGGCACACCGCCACCTCACTTCATCGCGAGATTCACTGCCGATCCACACGGTCGGCAACGAGGTCGGCTTCATCGACCACTCCACGTTCAGCCGGGCCTTCCGACGTGAGTTCGGCTACAGCCCCAGTGAAGTGCGTGAGCGCAGCCTGGCAGAGCACGCTCTGAAGCCGTTTGGCCTTTCGCTGAACGATGCGCGTGCGGACACTGTAAGTCCGGACGATACAATGTCCTCCCCGGGCGCGAGGACCGAGGACACGACAGCCCCCTCTCTCCCCATGCCTGCAGCCTAG
- a CDS encoding hypothetical protein (Evidence 5 : Unknown function) — protein MVGSSTIGVTGRLSLLYAALFFELGVNLPFFPLRLHAQALSSDGTSLAGGELGGLMAVLTALAGCLYGAWGERIYCLMGPRPPSASCCPSRLGSASGPRSHRHQSSPGNPGLSKIGMSSEDLGF, from the coding sequence TTGGTGGGATCTTCGACAATCGGCGTGACGGGGCGTCTCTCCCTCCTCTACGCTGCCTTGTTCTTCGAGCTTGGCGTCAATCTGCCTTTCTTCCCACTTCGGTTGCATGCACAAGCCTTGAGCAGCGATGGCACAAGCTTGGCTGGCGGCGAGTTGGGCGGGCTCATGGCTGTTCTGACCGCCCTTGCCGGATGTCTCTACGGCGCATGGGGCGAACGAATCTACTGTCTGATGGGGCCGCGTCCGCCATCGGCTTCCTGCTGCCCGTCCCGGTTGGGTTCAGCCTCCGGCCCAAGGTCCCATCGCCACCAGTCATCGCCGGGTAATCCCGGTCTGTCAAAGATTGGGATGAGTAGCGAAGATTTGGGATTCTGA